TTCTTGACAGTAATGGCGTTCAGGGCGCGATAATCGATGCAGAAGCGCCAGGACCCGTCGGCCTTGCGGACCAGCAGTACCGGGGACGAGAATGCGGAACAACTCGCACGGATGATACCTTGGGCGAGCATGGCGGCGCACTGACGCTCCAGCTCGTCCTTGTGCGCGGCCGGGTATCGATACGGACGGACGGCCACCGGGGCGGAACCAGGTAGCAGGGTGATGCCGTGATCGCGGCTGCGGGGCGGTGGCACGCCGGAGGGGTCGGCGAAGATGCCGTCGAACTCGGTGATGATGGCGTCCAGGAAGTCGCGGCCGCTGCATGATTTTAGGGCTGGCCCGTCCGGTCCTGCAATGCCGTGCCAGCACACCCGATGGCCCCGCCGCCAGAATGTCATGGAGAGGGCTCGGAAATCCCACAGGATCGGTCCGAGCGACGCCAGCCACTGCGTGCCCAGGACGATGTCGTAGCCCGCGAGCGGCAAGGCGAGGAAATCCTCCGCGAACTCCTCGTGGCCGATGCGGAAGGGCACGACGCGGTACGCGCCCTGGCACGGAACGCGCTCGCCGTTGGCCACCGTGACGCGCATCTTCTCTGTGGTGGGGGGCGGTAACGTAGCACGAGCGGCCGCCTCTTCGGCGATGAAGTTGTGGGTGGAGCCTGAATCGATCAGGGCGAGGAGGGAGACACCTCCGAGAGTAATCTGCATCTGCATGGTTTCACTCGTGCGCACGCCGGCGATCGCGTGGAGCGAGATTTGAGGGTCGGCCCGCGATGCATCATCAGTGGCGgaggccgcgtcgtcgtcgtcgtcgtccggcgctAAGTCGAGGAGAAAGATGCGCTGGCACACGCGGTTGTGGCCCCTGCCAAACTTCTCGTTACAGTTGAAGCAAAGGCCCAGGCGACGGCGTTCCTCCATCTCTGTCTGGGAGAGACGCTTGATTGGGCGTCCGTCCGGCAGATTGTGGCCCTGCTGAGGTGCGGCTGGTGGGGCCGGAGCGGGGGGCGCGAGGCGTGGTCCTGGTGTCGGCAGGATGCCCTTCTGTGGAAAACGCACCGGTGGCGCGGCGGAAAGCGCGCACTGGTCGCGCAGCTCCAATTTGCGGGCGAGGCTCATGGCGACGGCGAGGGACTGTGGGTTATGGATCTCCACGTCGAGGCTGAGGGGTGGCTGGAGTCCCGCGGTGAAGATCTGCACTTTCTGTGTCTCGGATAAGGTGCCTGCCCGGGGAAGGAGTGCCTCAAACCGCTCCTGGAAGTCGACGACGGACGTCGTGCGTTTGCACGCCATTAGTTCGCCCAGCGGGTTAGCGCGCAGCGGTGGCCCGAAGCGGAGATTGAGCAGCTCGGAGAAGCGGCGCCACGGAGGTGTGCCCTCGTCGCGCTGGACCTGCATATACCATAGTTGGGCAGGACCCTCGAGATTGTAGGACGCCATCCACACCTTCTCCTCCTCGGCGATCCGTTGTTGATGGAAGAAGGACTCGCATCTGTTGATGAAGGCGAGCGGATCAGACTTGCCGTCGAACTTGGGGAAGTCCATCTTCTGGAACCTGGGCGGCCGATCATTGTGGTGCTGCCCATCATGGGCGGCGGCAGCGCTGGACGAAGAGGAGGACTTGTCCTTCTGGAGTGCGGTGACGGACGACTGCAGGGACGTCACCGTGGCCGTCAAGGCCTCGATCATCTTAGCCAGATCCGCGGTGGTCGGTTCTGCCATGCCGGAAGTGACCGAGGCGGCAGCGGATTGTGGCGATGTCGGGGAGCTGGGCGCGGACACAGGGGGGAAAGCGGCCGGCGGATGGAGCGTGGACGAGGAGGAGGATCGCCTGGAACCTGATACCAAGTTGTCAAGGGCCTCGGTGCCCAAGACAGCAGGACCTCGACTACGTAGTTCGTAGTCGCGGTGgataggagcgctagggtttttgcctggCTGCTCTATGATGCGGGAGGGGAAGATAGAAGGAAATAACTTTATTGCTTATCCCTAAAGGGTGCTAACTATCTGATATATAAAGGCCCCATGGGCTAATAACAAACTAGAAACCTATACGAAATAAACTAGTCTAGGAACTAATGTGCCCGGATCAGGACTCCTGTCCAGCCTGCGCCTTGCCTGATGCGGCCGTCGGCTGCTCCTGGCCGCGCGGCCCACGTCTGTAAGACGTGCCCCACATGACAAACCATCTCTGAAGTATCCAATTATTCTTATGAATAAATCTGATGTAATCTAATCATCTTGATTCTACAACAGAAACCCGAACCATCGAACCATTGTCGAAGGGGAAGCACCGGGTCCATCACAATAGAAACATTTCTGATGCAGTAAACAAAGAAAACATTTCTGGAATTCTTCACCTACCTTCAATCGATCATGTCAGTGTCTATCCGGTCATGCTTTCTTTTGTTGGGCCTGGAGAAGAAGCAGAACTGAGCCCAATTCTTCTTGGCCTTCGCTGGCTGTGGCTTTGTAGTTTTCTTGGCAGCATATTCAGCCATGTACTGGACGGCAGCCTATAAAACATGACAAGAATAAGTTAAAACCAGTCACTAAACTACGTATCATCCACGGTGGATAATTGAAAATAAAGGAGAGTTAGCTAGAAATCACCTGAGCTCCCTTTAAAGCTATCTCCCTTGGTGGCACCTGTAGAGGATTCTCTTCCGCACGAAGCACACGGAGATGCTGCAGCATTCCAAAAGAATCTGGAAGCACCCTAATCTGATTATTGCTTATATCCAACTCCTCCAGCATCTCAAGGTTGCCAATAGAGCGAGGCAGGGATTGCATGTCAGCAAAGTTGTTCCCGACATTCAGTTTAACAAGAGAAGTGACAAAGCAAAAGTTCTCTGGAATCGACTCAAGCTCATTGAAGCTGGCATCGACCTCCTTCAGCTTAGTGAGAGATGCCATTGTAGTTGGAAGGCTCCTGATATTGTTGTACCTCACAGAGAGGATCTCTAGAGATTCTAGCTTCCCAACAGCCTCTGGAAGAGCCTTCAGGTGATTATAGCCTGCCTGCAATTCCACCAGTGAAACACAATGACCTATTGTGTAAGGCAGCTCATCAAGGTCATTTGTCTCAATCAGTAACTTCCTCAATCGTGTGAGGCTTCCTACTGAATCAGGTAGTGAGACAATATGGTTTGCACCCACGTCAAGCTCCTCAAGATTCGCCAACCTCCCAATACTAGAGGGCAGTGATGTAAGCTGATTTCCCCTCACATCAAGGCAAATCAAGCTGCGAAGATCCCCAACTGAGTCAGGGAGTTGAGCTATTCGATTAGCATGAAGATCCAGCTTGGTCAAAGAAGAAAGCTTCCCGATTGTTGGTGGCAAAGCCACAAGCCGATTCTCCGAAATATCAAGGGTAACAAGCCCAGTGAGCTTTCCAATTGAATCAGGTATCCACTCAATCTGGGCCATGAGTTTTCCTTTGAAGTTGAGTTCCCGAGCGCCTTTCTTCGCAGCCACTTCAATCATGCTAGCTAGCTTAATGAGgctaattttctccttatcatCTCCTGCAAACCAAATCATCAACCAACCAACACATGAATAAATATGCACTTTCTTTTGAAAGAAATCAACATGCGCATAATTCCAGCTCCAATGTAGACAGGGTTCAATTCATTTCCATTTACAAAGTATCGATTGGTCGATAACTAAGAAACTTACAACCAACCAATCAATCAATATGCACATTATTTTTAATAACAAAATCGGTATGCACATAATTCCAGCTCCAAAATAGAGAGGGTTCAGTTAATTTCCATTTACAAAACTAAGAAACAACACAAGTTTTCCCAGTTTATAATTTTAACTCATAGAAACACATAATAACTTGCATGACAGTGCACCTAAACACTCAATTTCAGCACAATTTTGGCATATAAAGCGAACTTAAAAAGTAGAAAAGGCTCACCGTAACTGTCATCCAGTCCAACCGCCGCGGCGTTTGCGGCGGCAGTTCCTCCCGGTTTACGTGGACTCGCTGCCACGAGTCCGCCGTCCCACATTGGCGCCTTGGCCTTCTTGACGTAGCTGTCATCCATGGAGACACGCCCCATGCTCGTGCCCACAGTCCTCTCCGCACTGAAGCCGTTGGTGACCAAAGAGGAGCGGCCCGCAGCAGGCAACGGTCCCGCTGATGAGGCCGCCGACGAGGATGACGCagcaccggcggcggcggtggaggtgaTGCGCGGCGCGGCGCCGGTGGAGGTGGACGGCACGCACTGGGACGCCCGCTGGATGAGGTCGTCAAAGAGGGCGTGCAGCGCGTCGAGCTCGAGGATCCGCGTGGCGTCGCGCTTCTGCTCCCGGCACTGGAAGCCGGCGAGCGCGCGGTGCATCTCCTGGGCGACGTAGAAGAGCTCCTCGGGCACGAGCGGCGACCTCCGCAGCGCCTCGACGGCGTCGAGACGCGCCCGCTCCTCCCGGTCCGCGGCGCGCgcgagcgcctccgccgcctccacgTCGTCCAGCGTCGGCCGCGCCGGCAGCGAGCGGTGCAGCCGCGTGATCTCCCCCACCACCCCCTCCAACgtgccgaacgccgccgccgcctccattccTCCCTctcggcttccctctctctctccctctctctctctctctctctctctctctctgcgcgcGGTGCTCCACCCAAAAGCCCAAGAATTCAGATCTCCACTCCGCAGGCGCCTGCTCTTTATGTGCGCGCCCGCCCCTCGCCGCTGCTCTTTCTCGCCATCGCCAACTGCTCGTCACGTGCCGCCCGTGGTCCGCTGCccgcctgcccctccctcctcCACCTCGGATGCCCTGAGGATAAGAAGAACAACAGGTGTGTAACGCAGATCAAAGCTTCGACCCCCCGCGAGAAAaagcagagagagggagagcgCGCAACTTTCTCGCGGACGCCCCGGTAAACCAAATCCAACAAGGCCAGGCCGGCAAATTCCCAGATCACAATGGACACCTACCTGCCTGCCTGCCTTCCGAGCTCCGACCGACGGACAGACGAAACGACCCAGGCCAAGAAGAGCTCGCCGGCCGGACACGCGCGGCGGGCGGTAGCGGGATCGGGGAATTGGGCGCCGTCTGCCGTGGGTTCTTCTTGGCGTGGCCCTGGTCTCTTGGGACTCTGGGGAAATGAGAAATGGGCAGCACAACTCCAACTCCACTCTTCACGATGGCGTGGCTTCCATTGGAGCCTGCCTCTCGCCtggggatgagagagagagagggagaggggctgctactgctgctgcgcGCTATCCTATGCCTATCTCGGCATTATTATACCGCCCGACTGGATCCACTTCACTTCATTTGCCCCCCCATGATTTTCCTTGGAGAGAAATTGAAGAGAAAAGCGAAAAGCATGCGGCTTTTGAGCGATCTTCGCTTGATTTGGCTGCCCGTACCTCTAGGTTTCAGATGCGCCGATTAACACCCGTGTCGTACACTTGTTTATAAGGTAACAAAAATGATCCCGTGCTGATTTTTTTACTAGTGGCGGTTACGCGACGTGGTAAGCTGTGATTATCAGTGGTCAGAACCAGCGCACACGTCACAAAACCCCCGGTCCCCGCGGAATCCTTCGGTAATCTCACATTCTCGTGCCAAAGCTTCCATAACAGAACCCGCCAttcactcggggggggggggggggggggggggggggggggacggacgAATAGCTTTGATTGGTTTATCATTGTTGTGTTCACTGACTGTTCTCTCTATTCATTCGCCTTCGGGCAATTTTTCTCTTATTATGTACTtcctctgtctcaaaataagtgttttgattttagtataaatttgtattagagctagtacaaagttgagacactgaATTTCAGACGAAGAAAGTATTCCACATCATCCAGAGAAAATAATAAACATGGAAGGGTCTGTCTAGTCCCTAGTTATTTGCACATATAAGTGTTCAATCAAactagaaagaaaaaggaaaaaagacaaaagaaaatgcTTGCACGAATCTTAGTGTAAAATCAATAATATAATTTGATGTGCAATACTtatagcacatctagatgtgttttAGCAAAACTGTAAAACATGTTATAAATTATCTTTTAGTATTATCCATGGCAATTAATGTTTTTTGAGTGATCTCTAGCGTTTAATGTTATGAGATCCTAAAATTATAAAGTgattaaaattaaaataaaaatgcgTGAATAAGAGAAGACATCTCATACAAGGAAGGAAATGTCTTATCTCCTCATCATATCATCTCTTAGCTAAGGGTgaggttttttttttctttccatttCTCCCTCATTCACCTCTCTAATTATCcaagagaaaaataataaactacaCAACTAAAAGGTAGTTTCGAGAATGAATATCAACAATATTATTTCTATAGTTAGAGCTAGCCAGAGTGGTCGTTTTTAACACGTgaaggacctcgaagggtccagaGCCGCATTAACTAAAAAGTGACACAATACAACACATCTAAGAAAATGGTCTTGAAGGGCACATAGCCGCCTTAACTAAAAAGGAACATAATACAACACGTCCATGAGAAGGGTCTCGAAGGGCCCAGAGCCGCCTTAACTAAAAAGGAACACAATACAACACATCCAAGAGAAGGGTCTCGAAGGGCCCAGAGCCACCTTAACTAGAAAGCAACAAAATATAACACATCCAAGAGAGGCGTCTCGAAGGGCCCAGAGCCGCATTAACTAAAAAGCAACAAAATACATCATATCAAGAGAAGCGTCTTGAAGGGCTAGAGCCACCTTAACTAAAGAGCAACAAAATACAACACATCTTAGAAAAGCGTCTCGAAGGGCCTAGAGCCGCCTTAACTAAAGAGCAATACAATACAACACATCCAACAGAAGGGTCTCGAAGGACCTAGAGCCGCCTTAACTAAAGAGCAACACAATACAACACATCCAAGAGAAGGGCCTCGAAGGGCCCAGAGACACCTTAACTAAATAGCAACACAATAGAACACATTCAAGAGAAGGGTCTCGAAGGCCAGAGCCGTCTTAACTAAATAGCAACACAATACAACACATCCAAGAGAAGGGTCTCGAAGGGCCCAGAGTTGACTTAACTAAAAAGCAACACAATACAACATATCCAAGAGAAGGGCCTCGAAGGGCCCATAGCCGCCTTAATTAAAGGCAACACATTAattttaacaaacacaatacaacaCATTCGACGAACCTCTTCTCCTTGCCGCCCCCTTCCCCGGGAAAAAACGAAATTCATAATTAGGTCCATAAACATTGCAAGAAGGTTCCCAAAAGCAACATCCAAACTTCAATGTACTCCTGCAATGATAGGCTTGAGCGCTGAGCCAATTCCACCGCCATCAGGGACAAACCACATGGGGCAATGAGATCGTTGCTGCACCACCTCCGCCTCATGCACGAATGCTTGAAGAAAGCTTATGTAACAcacatgatgcggctatatctcccacgtgtcggagcacgacttagagacataaccgcattgtaggcatagccgcatcatgggtgttacagctTAGGATGCATACGTCGAAGCCAAAGCCAAGGTGCCTCTCATTTGGCATCATGACTAGGCGACGAAGATCTAGGAGGCCGCCTTTCGACTAAAGAGTCAATGAAGGGGTGGGATAGTGCCAAATCTCCTCGAAGAAGAAGGCACCACCGACAAGCTCCGCAGCTCCTCCAGGGGCATCATTGATGTTCTGCTCAAGTAGTAGTAATACTTGCTCCGAGTTCTTCAGCAGACCCGGGGATACCACACATCATATGAGTGAGCCAAGCTCAAGCCACTCATCGTGTCCCCATCCCTCACCATGACGACAAAGGGAGAATGGAGAAGCGACAACCCCAACTCGATCTCGTGCAAATGAGCTTACTAAGTGTTAGATGGgatagagagggattggtggaatcaTTGTTTAttacttgagcctcgtgggcatatatataggagtacaatgaccaacttggagtacaagacaaggcaggaccaaatcatagtctatcctatacttcctaataatcataatactcaacatccccccgcagtcacaacggtatcGACACAGATAGTGAgattggagaagaatccgaaggcaaaccgacggacaccccccacagtcgtaacagtCGATACATTGCGGAAGTCATGGCTAGaaggaaaccgacgaggttgctcaagaaaggcagtagccctttgttggaaatatgccctagaggcaataataaaatggttattattatatttctttgttcatgataattgtctattgttcatgctataattgtgttatccgaaaatcgtaatacatgtgtgaatacatagaccacaacacgtccctagtgagcctctagttgactagctcgttgatcaaaggatagtcatggtttcctgactatggacattggatgccattgataacgggatcacatcattaggagaatgatgtgatgcacaagacccaatcctaagcttagctcaaagatcgtgtagtttgtttgctgtagcttttctgaatgtcaagtatcatttccttagaccatgagattgtgcaactcccggataccgtaggagtgccttgggtgtgccaaacgtcacaacgtaactgggtgactataaaggtacattacaggtatctccgaaagtgtctgttgggttggcacgaatcgagactgggatttgtcactctgtatgacggagaggtatctctaggcccactcggtaatgcatcatcataatgagctcaatgtgaccaagtggttgatcacgggatcatgcattacggcacgagtaaagtgactgttgccggtaatgagattgaactaggtattgggataccgacgatcgagtctcgggcaagtaagtaccgattgacaaagggaattgtatacagattgattgaatcctcgacatcgtggttcatccgatgagatcattgtggagcttgtgggagccaacatgggtatccagatcccgctgttggttattgaccggagaggcatctcggtcatgtctgcatgtctcccgaacccgtagggtctacacacttaaggttcggtgacgctagggttgtagaaatattagcatacggtaacccgaaagttgttcggagtcccggatgagatcccggacgtcacgaggagttccagaatggtccggaggtgaagatttatatataggaagtcaagtttcggccatcgggaaagtttcgggggtaatcgatattgtaccgggaccaccggaaggctcccgggggtccatcgggtggggccacctatcccggagggccccatgggctgaagtgggagggtaccagcccctagtgggctggtgcgccccccttggccccccctgcgcctagggttggaaaccctaggggcggggggcgccacccttgccttggggggcaaggcaccccctttggccgccgcccccctaggagattggatctcctagggccggcgcccccctaggcaccctatatatagtgggggggagggagcgCAGCCGCACCCAatcccctggcctctccctctccctcccgtgacactcctccgtctccctgcgcttggcgaagccctgccaagatcaccgttgcttccgccaccacgttgtcgtgctgctggatcttcatcaacctctccttcccccttgctggatcaagttggaggagacatcttcccaaccgtacgtgtgttgaacgtggaggtgccgtccgttcgacacttggtcatcggtgatttgaatcacgtcgagtacgactccatcaatcccgttctcttgaacgcttccgcgcgcgatctacaagggtatgtagatgcactcctctctccctcattgctagatgactccatagattgatcttggtgatgcgtagaaaattttaaaattctgctacgttccccaacaatggcatcatgagctagatctatgcgtagttactaggcacgagt
The sequence above is drawn from the Triticum aestivum cultivar Chinese Spring chromosome 7A, IWGSC CS RefSeq v2.1, whole genome shotgun sequence genome and encodes:
- the LOC123151265 gene encoding plant intracellular Ras-group-related LRR protein 4, with product MEAAAAFGTLEGVVGEITRLHRSLPARPTLDDVEAAEALARAADREERARLDAVEALRRSPLVPEELFYVAQEMHRALAGFQCREQKRDATRILELDALHALFDDLIQRASQCVPSTSTGAAPRITSTAAAGAASSSSAASSAGPLPAAGRSSLVTNGFSAERTVGTSMGRVSMDDSYVKKAKAPMWDGGLVAASPRKPGGTAAANAAAVGLDDSYGDDKEKISLIKLASMIEVAAKKGARELNFKGKLMAQIEWIPDSIGKLTGLVTLDISENRLVALPPTIGKLSSLTKLDLHANRIAQLPDSVGDLRSLICLDVRGNQLTSLPSSIGRLANLEELDVGANHIVSLPDSVGSLTRLRKLLIETNDLDELPYTIGHCVSLVELQAGYNHLKALPEAVGKLESLEILSVRYNNIRSLPTTMASLTKLKEVDASFNELESIPENFCFVTSLVKLNVGNNFADMQSLPRSIGNLEMLEELDISNNQIRVLPDSFGMLQHLRVLRAEENPLQVPPREIALKGAQAAVQYMAEYAAKKTTKPQPAKAKKNWAQFCFFSRPNKRKHDRIDTDMID